The Candidatus Rokuibacteriota bacterium DNA segment CTCGCTGGCGATCACGAGGTCGGCGCAGAGGGCGGTGTCGGAGCCGCCCCCCACGCACCAGCCGTGCACTTGCGCGATCACGGGTTTGGGACAGCGCCACATGCTCATGAACTTCTGGGTGGGCGCGAACTGCGGGAAGGCGGCGAAGACGAAGTCCTTGCCGGGGTCCCACCGGCCGTCGGTGCTGATCTGCGAGTCCCAGTGGCGGAAGCCCCCGCTGAAGTCATAGCCCGCGCAGAAGGAGCGCCCGGCGCCCTGGACGACCACGACCTTCACGGTGGGATCGGCCGCCGCGGCGTGGATGGCGGCCTCGAACTCGTCGGGCATGGGCGGCACGATGGTGTTGAGCCGCTCCGGCCGGTTGAGGGTGATGAACGCGATGGGGCCGTCGGTGTCGTAGAGGGTCGTCTCGAAGTCCATGCGGATCTCCCGTCAGGGCGGTGGAGCGACGCCGGCGGCTACGAGGCGCCGCATGGTCGCGATGATGTCCTCCGGCAGGGCGCCGGGGCCGAACGCCGCCGCCACTCCCTTGGCCAGGAGCGTCGCTCGGTCGGCGGCGGTGATCACCGAGCCGCCGAGCACGACGGGAATGGCGAGGCCGGCCGCGGCGAGGCCCGCGAGCAGCTCGTCTGTGTAATGGAGGTACTCCCACGAGTGGCACGACAGCCCGATCACGTCGACGCTCTCCTCCCCCGCCGTCTTGACGATGACCGGGGGCAGGTTGAAGCGGCCGGTGTAGACGACCTCGAAGCCCGCATCCCGCAGCAGTCGCGCCACCGTCACCGCGCCTACCTCGTGCTGGTCGAGGCCGAGCATGCCGATGAGGATGCGGCCGCCGCTCACCACGGTAGAGGCACCATCCCGAATGGATCGGGCGGCCGGCCGTAGCCCGCGCGGAGCGCACCCGCCATCTCGCCGATCGTGGCGCCCGCCTCGGTCGCGGCGATGAGCGGCGGCATCAGGTGGGCCGCGCGGTCCTCCGCCGCCCCGCACACGGCGCGGAGAGCGGCCGCCACAAGCCCCGCGTCCCGCTCGCGCCTGAGCGCGCGAAGCCGCTCGATGCGCGGCGCCGCCGGGGCGATCTTCCGCTCGGTGACGTTCCGCAGGAGCGTGTCCTCGGCCTCGGGCATTT contains these protein-coding regions:
- a CDS encoding cobalamin-dependent protein (Presence of a B(12) (cobalamin)-binding domain implies dependence on cobalamin itself, in one of its several forms, or in some unusual lineages, dependence on a cobalamin-like analog.), whose protein sequence is MVSGGRILIGMLGLDQHEVGAVTVARLLRDAGFEVVYTGRFNLPPVIVKTAGEESVDVIGLSCHSWEYLHYTDELLAGLAAAGLAIPVVLGGSVITAADRATLLAKGVAAAFGPGALPEDIIATMRRLVAAGVAPPP